A stretch of Mesorhizobium sp. M2A.F.Ca.ET.046.03.2.1 DNA encodes these proteins:
- a CDS encoding redoxin domain-containing protein, translated as MMTNRLLASFLFMNAIGLPAASFEAKEQPMAVRAPQSSSVHGSIFGWIAGQSELASIERANEWLNSPPLTPAALRGKVILVSFWTYTCINWMRVQPYLRAWGEKYKGQGLVVIGVHSPEFRFERNIDNVRREVKALGVEYPVAVDSEGAIWRGFNNNYWPAFYFIDAQGYVRDQHFGEGSYEQSEMIIRRLLAEAGAQGIGSELVSVDAGGLEAAADKANLKSPENYVGYKRTQGFVSPGGAVRNKLHLYEAPAQLQLNEWALAGGWTMGSDGASLKEPNGNITYRFHARDLHLVMGPASPGTSVKFRVLIDGQPPGRSHGLDVDEQGNGTVSEQRLFQLIRQQGPITDRQFEIIFLTPGAEVFCFTFG; from the coding sequence ATGATGACGAACCGCTTGTTGGCCTCATTCTTGTTTATGAACGCAATTGGGCTGCCGGCCGCCAGTTTCGAAGCGAAGGAGCAACCGATGGCTGTCAGGGCACCGCAAAGTTCATCCGTCCATGGATCCATTTTCGGCTGGATAGCCGGCCAATCTGAGCTGGCGTCTATTGAGCGAGCTAACGAGTGGCTCAATTCCCCGCCACTGACGCCGGCGGCCCTCCGCGGAAAAGTCATCCTTGTCAGTTTCTGGACTTACACCTGCATCAATTGGATGCGCGTGCAGCCCTACCTCCGAGCATGGGGGGAAAAGTACAAGGGCCAGGGGCTGGTCGTGATCGGTGTGCATTCGCCGGAGTTCCGATTTGAAAGGAACATCGACAACGTCCGCCGCGAGGTGAAAGCACTGGGCGTCGAGTACCCTGTTGCGGTCGACAGCGAGGGCGCAATTTGGCGCGGCTTCAACAATAATTATTGGCCGGCGTTCTATTTTATCGATGCGCAAGGATACGTTCGCGATCAACATTTCGGCGAGGGCTCGTACGAACAGTCGGAAATGATTATTAGGCGGTTGCTCGCAGAGGCTGGCGCCCAAGGCATAGGCTCCGAACTGGTGTCGGTCGACGCCGGCGGCCTTGAGGCCGCCGCGGATAAGGCCAATCTCAAGTCTCCGGAAAACTACGTCGGCTACAAACGCACCCAGGGCTTCGTGTCGCCGGGCGGTGCGGTGCGCAACAAGCTTCACCTCTATGAAGCGCCGGCCCAGTTGCAACTGAATGAATGGGCGCTAGCCGGCGGCTGGACGATGGGCAGCGACGGCGCCTCTCTAAAAGAGCCGAATGGCAACATCACGTACCGATTTCACGCCCGCGATCTTCATCTTGTCATGGGGCCGGCATCGCCTGGAACCTCCGTGAAATTCCGCGTCCTGATCGATGGTCAGCCACCGGGCAGATCTCACGGGCTTGACGTTGACGAACAGGGGAATGGCACAGTGAGCGAGCAGCGTCTGTTCCAGCTGATCCGGCAGCAGGGGCCGATCACAGATCGTCAATTTGAAATTATCTTTCTCACCCCGGGCGCCGAGGTTTTCTGCTTCACGTTCGGCTGA
- a CDS encoding SDR family oxidoreductase, which yields MGNDQKVAVITGASRGIGAALVNAYRGRSYRVVATARSIERSGDDDILVVSGDIADPKTAERIIAAGVERFGRIDTLINNAGIFISKPFTRYTEEDLMAVLGVNIAGFFHITQRAAAEMEKNGSGHIVQVTTSLAAHPNAAVPAALAALTKGGLNAATRSLAIEYASRGIRVNAVSPGVIKTPMHPVETHEGLGALHPVGHMGEIADVVEAILYLESAAFVTGDILHVDGGQSAGH from the coding sequence TTGGGCAACGATCAAAAGGTAGCCGTCATCACGGGAGCGTCGCGCGGCATCGGCGCGGCTCTCGTCAACGCGTATCGGGGTCGGAGCTACCGTGTGGTCGCAACAGCGCGGTCAATCGAGCGGTCGGGCGACGACGACATCCTGGTCGTGTCCGGCGACATCGCTGATCCCAAGACGGCCGAGCGCATCATCGCCGCAGGAGTGGAACGGTTCGGGCGGATCGACACCCTCATCAACAACGCCGGCATCTTCATCTCTAAGCCGTTCACCCGCTATACCGAGGAGGACTTAATGGCGGTCCTGGGTGTCAACATCGCTGGGTTCTTTCACATCACTCAACGGGCCGCCGCCGAAATGGAGAAGAACGGCAGCGGCCATATAGTCCAGGTTACGACGAGCCTGGCCGCTCACCCAAACGCGGCCGTGCCAGCGGCGCTCGCCGCCCTGACAAAGGGTGGATTGAACGCCGCGACCAGATCGCTTGCCATCGAGTATGCAAGCCGCGGCATCCGGGTGAACGCGGTCTCGCCCGGCGTCATCAAAACGCCGATGCATCCGGTGGAGACGCACGAAGGGCTTGGGGCCCTTCACCCCGTCGGACACATGGGCGAAATCGCCGATGTCGTCGAGGCAATTCTCTACCTGGAATCGGCAGCCTTCGTGACCGGAGATATCCTGCATGTAGATGGCGGGCAAAGTGCGGGCCACTAA
- a CDS encoding integrase arm-type DNA-binding domain-containing protein gives MTDLRLVLSDRAIADLQPASSGQYFARDTDLPGFMVLVGKRRKTFVVQGERRKAGQRLSVRMKVAEVGELTTRAARAKAKTILGKIAGGVDPRPSRQEPEADSAAVDLPSLGNPTLRIAWERYRDGMKKKGRSDGTINNYRDHVERLLADWLDGPLSKFGNDPALVTARHEKLTKENGAYIANGCMRTLRAVYNHARKAARSLPADNPVSAIDWNAEHRRNTALGLSDLEGWFTQLAALKNPVRREFHLFMLLSGHRPEAIRKARAEHVDFRARVLHIPRPKGGEVKAFDIPHFECHDPLSGSRDAYWPGSLWRAIA, from the coding sequence ATGACAGACCTTCGACTCGTCCTCTCCGACCGCGCCATCGCGGACCTCCAGCCGGCATCTTCTGGGCAGTATTTTGCCCGGGACACAGACCTGCCGGGCTTCATGGTGCTTGTCGGCAAACGGCGAAAGACGTTTGTTGTCCAGGGTGAGCGAAGGAAGGCAGGACAGCGCCTGTCCGTCCGGATGAAGGTTGCTGAAGTCGGAGAACTCACGACTCGAGCGGCGCGGGCAAAGGCCAAGACCATTCTCGGGAAGATTGCCGGGGGCGTGGATCCTCGGCCGTCGAGGCAAGAGCCGGAGGCTGATAGCGCAGCAGTGGATCTGCCATCGCTCGGGAACCCCACGTTGCGTATTGCCTGGGAACGCTACCGTGACGGCATGAAGAAGAAGGGCCGGAGCGACGGGACGATCAACAACTATCGCGATCATGTCGAGAGGCTGTTGGCCGACTGGCTTGACGGACCGCTTTCCAAATTTGGCAACGACCCCGCGTTGGTGACGGCTCGGCACGAGAAATTGACCAAGGAAAACGGTGCCTACATCGCCAATGGTTGCATGCGAACGCTGCGTGCCGTCTACAACCATGCGCGCAAGGCCGCCCGCTCCTTGCCTGCGGACAACCCGGTGTCAGCCATAGACTGGAATGCCGAACACCGGCGCAACACAGCACTTGGCCTGTCGGATCTGGAAGGGTGGTTCACCCAACTCGCTGCTTTGAAGAACCCTGTCCGGCGGGAGTTCCATCTGTTCATGCTGCTTTCGGGCCATCGCCCCGAAGCAATCAGGAAGGCACGGGCCGAGCATGTCGATTTTCGGGCGCGTGTCTTGCACATACCTAGGCCGAAGGGTGGCGAGGTCAAAGCATTCGATATACCGCATTTCGAATGCCATGATCCGCTGTCTGGTTCGCGTGATGCGTATTGGCCGGGCTCTCTATGGCGAGCAATCGCGTGA
- a CDS encoding 4-oxalocrotonate tautomerase family protein — protein MPIVTIQVTREGTKSGTTSVTTEEKAALIKGASELLRDVLNKPFDSTFVIIEEVDTDNWGWGGLPTLDYRRVRAATGS, from the coding sequence ATGCCTATTGTTACCATTCAAGTAACCCGCGAGGGCACCAAGTCAGGAACAACGTCCGTCACAACGGAGGAGAAGGCGGCGCTAATCAAGGGCGCCAGCGAGCTTCTGCGCGATGTCCTGAACAAGCCCTTCGACTCGACTTTTGTCATCATCGAGGAGGTCGACACGGACAACTGGGGCTGGGGCGGCTTGCCTACGCTCGACTACCGGCGTGTGCGCGCGGCGACAGGAAGTTGA
- a CDS encoding PAS domain-containing protein: protein MEIDRRRVLDALPAMIWIALPDGRAHFVNQRWSAYTGLSLKRARSLGWQAVINPEDLPCLLERWRSILAAGEPGEMEARLRSAAGEYRYFAINCSPVFDDLGRIVEWYAVNVEIEHRKRAEESLRQREVMLAAAEQDFQKALEENERNLHRILGSIPALAWAAKPDGEIEFLNRNFLDYLGITAEEAQGWGWTASVHPDDIAGLTSTLQAILASGRPGEAEARLRRHDGQYRWFLTQPHPHRGDIDNVVKWYGTIVDIDDRKRANESLREKGRNLGLIVNTIPVMVWSARPDGTAEFFNEHYLYYVGLSMGSKDWEPTTELSDYWDLTASVHPDDAAGLNATLQGIFASGRPGEAEARLRRYDGEYRWCLFRANPLHDEAGNIVKWYGTNTDIHDRKRAEEALKRSEAFLAEGQYLAGMGNISWQVGTGEILWSEPLYRIFDFEPGTVITLERIASRVHPEDLDLMGAMLDKAQRGESDFEFQHRIILPDQTVKHLHLIAHLAKNDSGQIEYIGAVLDITQRRRAEEALEKVRSELAYTTRIMSLSALTASIAHEVNQPLSGIVINAGTCLRMLAADPPNVDGARETARRTIRDGNRAAEVIARLRSLFEKKSVTIEPVDLNEAAVEVIALFSGDLQRNRVVLHTHLAGGLPFVGGDRVQLQQVIMNLLRNAADATIPVDDRPRLVVLGTELGEEGDIRLFVRDAGVGLDPHGSERLFEAFYTTKAEGMGIGLSVSRSIIESHGGRLWAEANEGHGATFSFSIHEYVRPDIPVHFSSVISTPVSASINRGFA, encoded by the coding sequence ATGGAGATCGATCGGCGCCGTGTTTTGGATGCGCTGCCAGCCATGATATGGATCGCTTTGCCGGATGGGCGGGCTCATTTTGTCAATCAACGCTGGTCTGCCTATACGGGGCTAAGCCTGAAGCGAGCCCGTTCCTTGGGATGGCAGGCAGTGATCAACCCGGAGGATCTGCCATGTTTGCTGGAACGTTGGCGGTCCATACTTGCCGCAGGTGAACCGGGTGAAATGGAAGCGCGTCTGCGGAGCGCTGCCGGGGAATACCGATATTTCGCAATCAACTGCAGCCCAGTATTCGACGATCTCGGCCGTATCGTTGAGTGGTACGCGGTCAACGTTGAAATCGAGCACAGAAAACGTGCAGAAGAATCGCTGCGACAGCGAGAGGTGATGTTGGCCGCGGCCGAGCAGGATTTTCAGAAGGCGCTCGAAGAAAACGAACGAAATCTTCACCGGATTCTCGGTTCAATCCCCGCCTTAGCATGGGCTGCCAAACCCGACGGCGAAATCGAGTTCTTGAATCGGAATTTTCTCGACTATCTCGGCATTACCGCCGAGGAAGCCCAGGGCTGGGGGTGGACCGCATCAGTCCACCCGGACGACATAGCTGGCTTAACTTCGACCTTGCAGGCTATCCTGGCTTCGGGAAGGCCCGGAGAGGCTGAAGCGAGATTGCGCCGCCACGACGGACAATATCGATGGTTCCTGACCCAACCCCATCCGCACCGCGGCGACATCGACAATGTCGTGAAGTGGTACGGCACCATAGTAGATATCGACGATCGCAAGCGAGCAAACGAGAGCCTCAGGGAAAAAGGGCGCAATCTTGGCCTCATCGTCAATACGATACCCGTAATGGTGTGGTCGGCGCGTCCGGACGGTACTGCTGAATTCTTCAACGAGCACTATCTCTATTATGTCGGCCTCTCCATGGGTTCCAAGGACTGGGAACCGACCACCGAGTTGTCCGACTATTGGGATCTGACTGCCTCGGTCCATCCTGACGATGCAGCCGGTCTAAATGCAACGCTTCAGGGCATATTTGCGTCCGGGCGCCCCGGCGAAGCTGAAGCGCGTCTCCGCCGCTATGACGGCGAGTACCGATGGTGTCTATTCCGTGCAAATCCGCTCCATGATGAAGCCGGAAACATCGTGAAGTGGTACGGCACAAACACCGACATCCATGATCGCAAGCGAGCCGAAGAAGCTCTGAAGCGCAGTGAGGCGTTCTTGGCGGAGGGTCAGTACCTTGCCGGCATGGGCAATATTTCCTGGCAGGTTGGAACGGGCGAGATTTTATGGTCGGAACCTCTCTATCGAATCTTCGACTTTGAGCCTGGGACGGTCATAACGCTTGAACGGATCGCTAGTCGTGTGCACCCAGAAGATTTGGACCTGATGGGCGCCATGCTCGACAAGGCACAACGGGGCGAGAGCGATTTTGAGTTTCAGCACCGGATCATCTTGCCCGATCAGACGGTCAAGCACCTTCACCTGATTGCCCATCTGGCTAAGAACGATTCCGGTCAGATCGAATACATCGGTGCGGTCCTCGACATCACGCAACGTCGCCGGGCTGAAGAAGCGCTGGAAAAAGTCCGGTCCGAACTCGCATACACCACTCGGATCATGAGTTTGAGCGCCCTGACGGCGTCGATCGCACATGAAGTAAACCAGCCGCTCTCGGGCATTGTCATCAATGCTGGCACTTGCCTGCGGATGCTGGCGGCCGATCCGCCCAACGTCGATGGAGCGCGGGAAACCGCGCGGCGCACCATCCGGGACGGCAATCGGGCGGCCGAGGTGATCGCGCGGCTCCGCTCTCTCTTCGAGAAAAAGTCTGTAACTATCGAACCGGTCGATCTAAACGAGGCCGCGGTTGAGGTGATCGCATTATTTTCCGGTGACCTTCAACGAAACCGGGTGGTGCTTCATACCCACCTCGCAGGCGGGCTACCCTTCGTCGGCGGCGACCGGGTTCAATTGCAGCAGGTCATCATGAACCTCTTGCGCAATGCCGCCGACGCTACGATCCCGGTCGACGATCGTCCAAGACTTGTCGTGCTTGGAACCGAACTTGGCGAGGAAGGCGATATCCGCCTCTTCGTTCGAGACGCTGGCGTCGGACTTGATCCACACGGATCAGAGCGGCTTTTCGAAGCCTTCTACACGACCAAGGCTGAAGGTATGGGCATAGGGCTTTCCGTCAGTCGCTCGATCATCGAAAGCCATGGCGGCCGCCTTTGGGCAGAGGCAAATGAGGGTCACGGTGCAACTTTCTCTTTTTCTATTCACGAGTATGTACGGCCGGACATACCTGTCCACTTCTCCTCGGTCATATCGACGCCGGTCAGCGCTTCAATAAACCGAGGTTTTGCATGA
- a CDS encoding VOC family protein, which yields MNAILASGEVATKIPKARAVDMKLEVAVIPVADIDRAKNFYYDLGWRVDADFVRGDGSRSVQLTPPGSPSSIHLGEKPVLFLVVSDIEAARAELAERGVEVTEVFHRGNAGPVGGLAPNRASYGSLASFSDPDGNRWLLQEVTARLPGRVDTNVTTFTSPAELAAAMHRAAVAHGEHETRNGGQRDENWPAWYSEYMVAEQAGKPLPL from the coding sequence ATGAACGCCATTCTGGCGAGCGGCGAAGTCGCGACCAAAATCCCGAAGGCGCGCGCAGTCGACATGAAGCTTGAAGTCGCTGTCATCCCAGTTGCCGATATCGATCGCGCCAAGAACTTCTACTACGATTTGGGCTGGCGGGTCGATGCGGACTTTGTCAGGGGTGACGGCTCTCGATCCGTCCAGCTGACTCCCCCAGGCTCGCCGTCATCGATACACCTCGGCGAAAAGCCGGTCCTTTTTCTCGTCGTATCCGACATTGAGGCAGCGCGCGCCGAACTAGCGGAGCGCGGGGTCGAGGTCACTGAAGTGTTCCATCGAGGCAACGCAGGTCCGGTCGGTGGCCTAGCTCCGAACCGGGCAAGCTATGGCTCGCTCGCGTCATTCAGCGATCCGGATGGCAACCGGTGGCTGCTCCAGGAGGTCACCGCTCGATTGCCAGGGCGCGTCGACACGAATGTCACGACGTTCACGTCGCCAGCCGAGCTTGCGGCTGCAATGCATCGTGCGGCGGTTGCGCATGGCGAGCATGAGACGCGAAATGGCGGCCAGCGCGATGAGAACTGGCCCGCATGGTACAGCGAATATATGGTCGCCGAGCAGGCAGGCAAGCCGCTTCCCTTGTGA
- the ltrA gene encoding group II intron reverse transcriptase/maturase: protein MKPSKETRRVEGRDQPEGSLREEAKVRTQSRVALPPNLERVNAAASQAAQTRFTALLHHVDEAALYRAFRRQKRQASAGVDGMTVVRYEERLEDNLHDLCERVHTGRYRPQPVRRVYIPKADGGKRPLGVPALEDKIVQSAVAEVLSAVYEVDFLGFSYGFRPGRSPHMALDALHTAIMSQRVNWVLDADIRSFFDSVDHEWLLRMVAHRIADPRILRLIGLWLRAGVLESGEKQETDRGTPQGAGISPLLANIFLHYILDLWAHQWRRRHAHGCVVIVRYADDFVMGFEKKADAEEMLLALKARLAGFGLTLHEDKTRLIEFGRFAALSRQRRGERRPETFAFLGFTHYCGRTRDGRFIVKHKTEGKRLTRKLTALRQDAWRLMHAPMAAQHRWFAAILRGHYGYYGRPHNYPALNGFHRQVRRIWLRCLRRRSQKSRRMGWSEFETLTARFPLPTPRITRTWAQARI, encoded by the coding sequence GTGAAGCCGTCGAAGGAAACGAGACGCGTGGAGGGAAGGGACCAGCCCGAGGGGAGCCTGCGCGAGGAAGCCAAGGTCCGGACACAGAGCCGGGTTGCCTTGCCGCCGAACCTCGAGCGGGTGAACGCGGCGGCCAGCCAGGCTGCCCAAACCCGGTTTACGGCCCTGCTGCATCATGTCGACGAGGCCGCTCTGTATCGGGCGTTCCGGCGACAAAAGCGGCAGGCGAGTGCTGGGGTCGATGGGATGACAGTGGTCAGATACGAAGAGCGGTTGGAGGATAACCTCCACGACCTCTGCGAACGGGTCCACACCGGTCGCTACCGGCCACAGCCGGTGCGGCGGGTCTACATTCCCAAAGCCGATGGCGGCAAACGGCCGCTCGGGGTGCCGGCGCTGGAAGACAAGATCGTCCAAAGCGCGGTGGCCGAGGTGCTGAGTGCTGTCTACGAGGTCGACTTCCTGGGGTTCTCCTACGGCTTCCGGCCGGGGCGGAGCCCTCACATGGCGCTTGATGCCCTGCATACGGCGATCATGAGCCAGCGTGTGAACTGGGTGCTCGATGCCGACATTCGCAGCTTCTTCGACTCGGTCGACCACGAGTGGCTGCTGCGGATGGTGGCGCACAGGATCGCTGATCCTCGTATTCTACGGCTCATTGGGCTGTGGTTGCGGGCTGGCGTCCTTGAGAGCGGCGAGAAGCAAGAGACGGACAGGGGTACCCCGCAAGGGGCGGGCATCAGTCCGCTCCTCGCCAATATCTTCCTGCACTACATCCTCGATCTCTGGGCTCACCAGTGGCGTCGGCGCCATGCACACGGTTGCGTTGTGATCGTGCGTTACGCTGACGACTTCGTCATGGGTTTTGAGAAGAAGGCCGATGCAGAGGAGATGCTGTTGGCCCTCAAGGCGCGGCTGGCCGGCTTTGGCCTGACGCTCCACGAGGACAAAACGCGGTTGATCGAGTTTGGGCGGTTCGCGGCTCTCTCACGACAGCGGCGTGGCGAGCGGCGACCCGAGACCTTCGCCTTTCTGGGCTTCACCCACTACTGCGGGCGGACCCGGGATGGCCGGTTCATCGTGAAGCACAAGACGGAAGGGAAACGCCTGACGCGCAAGCTGACGGCGCTGCGCCAGGATGCCTGGCGGCTCATGCACGCGCCAATGGCTGCGCAGCACAGGTGGTTCGCCGCCATTCTGCGTGGACACTACGGCTACTACGGCAGGCCGCACAACTACCCAGCGCTCAACGGATTCCATCGGCAAGTGCGTCGGATATGGCTACGGTGTCTGAGACGGCGCAGCCAGAAAAGCCGGCGCATGGGCTGGTCGGAGTTCGAGACCCTGACGGCGCGCTTCCCCCTGCCAACTCCGCGCATCACTCGAACTTGGGCGCAAGCACGGATATGA
- a CDS encoding epoxide hydrolase family protein, translating into MDKMEASEGINQDRRRLLAAVTTGVVVAGAAMLLPSLPSAAAASDAIHPFHIHVPKKELVDLRKRLAATRWPDKETVADQSQGAQLAKLRGLVQYWGTDYDWRRIEAKLNALPQFITNIDGTDIHFIHVRSRGKNALPLIMSHGWPGSIIEQLKIIGPLTDPTAHGGSAEEGFDVVIPSLPGFGFSGKPTGTGWDPDHIARAWAELMKRLGYTNYVAQGGDWGSAICNSMARQSAPGLRGIHVNLPATVPPEAAAALGGGPLPAGISDQERAVIEALMMSGKNGNLAYFTMMSARPQTVGYGTTDSPAGLAAWVLVHPGFSHWTYGADPENSPTKDDVLDNITLYWLTNTGASSARLYWENGPHGSIIFAAAQRTSEISLPVAITVFPEDVYKPPETWARRAYPNLTYFHEVDRGGHFAAWEQPELFSAELRAAFRALRQA; encoded by the coding sequence ATGGATAAGATGGAAGCTTCAGAAGGTATCAATCAGGATCGACGCCGACTTCTGGCCGCAGTCACGACCGGCGTGGTGGTTGCTGGTGCGGCAATGCTGCTCCCGTCATTGCCGAGTGCGGCGGCCGCCAGCGACGCCATCCATCCCTTCCACATTCACGTTCCGAAAAAGGAACTCGTCGATCTTCGCAAGCGACTTGCTGCTACGCGGTGGCCCGACAAGGAGACCGTCGCCGATCAGTCGCAGGGTGCTCAGTTGGCGAAGCTGCGGGGCCTAGTTCAGTACTGGGGCACCGATTACGACTGGCGAAGGATCGAAGCGAAGCTGAATGCATTGCCGCAGTTCATCACCAATATCGATGGGACCGACATTCACTTCATTCATGTTCGTTCCCGTGGAAAGAATGCGCTTCCCCTGATCATGTCGCACGGCTGGCCCGGATCCATAATCGAGCAACTCAAGATCATCGGTCCCCTCACGGATCCGACAGCGCACGGAGGCAGCGCCGAGGAAGGATTCGACGTCGTTATCCCCTCATTGCCCGGCTTCGGCTTCTCGGGCAAACCGACCGGCACCGGGTGGGACCCCGACCATATCGCGAGAGCATGGGCCGAGCTGATGAAACGCCTTGGCTACACGAACTACGTCGCCCAAGGCGGTGACTGGGGCAGTGCTATCTGCAACTCCATGGCGCGTCAGTCTGCTCCCGGATTGCGCGGCATTCATGTCAATCTGCCGGCAACGGTGCCCCCGGAAGCGGCCGCGGCGCTCGGCGGCGGGCCGTTGCCGGCAGGCATCTCCGATCAGGAGCGCGCAGTCATAGAAGCGCTCATGATGTCCGGAAAGAATGGGAACCTGGCGTATTTCACGATGATGTCGGCGCGGCCGCAGACAGTGGGCTATGGCACGACGGATTCTCCAGCCGGCCTTGCGGCATGGGTTCTCGTGCACCCCGGCTTCTCGCACTGGACGTACGGTGCCGATCCTGAAAACTCGCCAACGAAAGACGACGTGCTGGACAACATCACGCTCTACTGGCTCACGAACACTGGGGCCTCGTCGGCGCGACTCTACTGGGAGAATGGCCCCCACGGCAGCATCATCTTCGCGGCCGCGCAAAGGACCTCCGAGATATCGCTCCCGGTCGCCATCACCGTGTTTCCTGAAGACGTTTACAAGCCGCCAGAGACATGGGCGCGCCGTGCCTACCCCAACCTGACCTACTTCCACGAGGTCGACAGGGGCGGACACTTCGCTGCGTGGGAGCAGCCAGAATTGTTCAGCGCAGAGCTTCGCGCGGCGTTCCGGGCTCTCCGGCAGGCCTGA
- a CDS encoding cupin domain-containing protein has protein sequence MKVRQVGAFLLIAGSGIALNTSRAQQMEQMPGITRTDLQRHDLSVPGQEAVQTRVDFAPGAAFPMHRHPGEEIVYVLEGSIEYEVEGQPSQIIDAGSGLFIPAMVPHAAKNVGSVTAAEVGTYVVEKGKPLVELVK, from the coding sequence ATGAAGGTAAGGCAGGTTGGTGCGTTCTTGTTGATCGCTGGAAGCGGTATCGCGCTCAACACAAGCCGGGCGCAACAGATGGAACAAATGCCCGGGATAACACGGACGGACCTGCAGAGGCATGATCTCAGCGTCCCGGGACAGGAAGCCGTTCAGACGCGCGTAGACTTCGCGCCCGGAGCGGCGTTTCCAATGCACCGGCATCCCGGTGAAGAGATCGTCTACGTCCTCGAAGGCTCGATAGAATACGAGGTCGAGGGCCAGCCGTCGCAGATCATCGATGCCGGCAGCGGGCTGTTTATTCCAGCCATGGTGCCCCATGCCGCGAAAAACGTCGGCAGTGTCACCGCGGCCGAGGTTGGCACGTATGTCGTCGAGAAGGGCAAACCGCTCGTCGAGTTGGTGAAGTGA
- a CDS encoding response regulator, producing MSGLRPLVSIVDDDESVRESLPDLLREFGFRAEAFSSAEEFLVSSAIDQTDCLVLDVYMPGMTGPDLERELARRGQSMPIVFVTAPRHETVPPILLKKGSAGCLIKPFSDTALQKALDLALASD from the coding sequence ATGAGCGGCCTCCGCCCCCTTGTGTCGATTGTGGATGACGACGAGTCTGTTCGCGAGTCGCTGCCCGATTTGCTGAGAGAGTTCGGTTTCCGTGCCGAAGCGTTTTCTTCGGCCGAGGAATTTCTGGTGTCCAGCGCTATTGATCAGACAGATTGTCTGGTTCTTGACGTCTACATGCCCGGTATGACAGGGCCAGATCTTGAACGAGAGTTGGCGCGCCGAGGCCAGTCTATGCCAATCGTGTTCGTTACGGCACCAAGGCACGAAACGGTTCCACCGATTCTTCTCAAAAAGGGTTCGGCCGGATGCCTGATCAAGCCGTTTAGCGACACAGCGCTGCAGAAGGCGCTCGACCTAGCCCTCGCGTCCGACTGA
- a CDS encoding response regulator — protein sequence MPQDKPVVFVVDDDASVRESLRSLISSAGWYPEIFESAQAFFSHPRPNVPNCLILDVNLPDISGLDLQKLVNVERTDTPIIFVTGFGDVAMAVSAMKAGAFEFLMKPVHADALLTAIKEALERSRSALEFELEVGALQDRHASLSCREREVMALVVSGLLNKQVGFELGISEITVKAHRGQVMRKMKARSLPHLVKMAAVLGLA from the coding sequence ATGCCGCAAGATAAACCTGTCGTGTTTGTGGTCGACGACGACGCATCCGTCCGCGAGTCGCTTAGATCGCTCATCAGCTCTGCTGGCTGGTACCCGGAAATTTTCGAGTCCGCCCAGGCTTTCTTCTCTCATCCGCGACCTAACGTTCCGAATTGCCTGATTTTGGACGTCAATCTTCCGGATATCAGCGGACTTGATCTGCAAAAACTCGTCAATGTCGAGCGGACCGATACGCCGATCATCTTCGTCACGGGATTCGGTGATGTGGCTATGGCTGTTAGCGCGATGAAAGCGGGCGCATTTGAGTTCCTGATGAAACCCGTCCACGCCGACGCGCTGCTGACTGCCATCAAGGAGGCGCTGGAGCGCAGCAGAAGCGCGCTCGAGTTTGAATTGGAGGTGGGTGCGCTGCAAGATCGCCATGCATCGCTCAGCTGCCGCGAGCGGGAGGTCATGGCGCTGGTCGTCTCCGGCCTACTGAACAAACAAGTGGGTTTCGAGCTCGGCATCAGCGAAATAACAGTGAAAGCTCACCGGGGCCAAGTCATGCGAAAGATGAAGGCCCGCTCGCTTCCACATCTTGTGAAGATGGCCGCAGTGCTCGGCCTGGCATAG